The Nocardia arthritidis genome has a window encoding:
- a CDS encoding class I SAM-dependent methyltransferase, with protein MTARRRGSYGVDGPPQLLGLGVSSLAFLVAAVVVRQRISRWLLAIGLSGALQWLLYLYVTRRGKFQVWETLLDDLRLRGDECLLDLGCGRGAVLLAAARRLPNGRAVGVDLWRTIDQSGNAPEVTERNARAEEVADRIELRTGNLTRLPFSDNTFDVVTASLAIHNIADAQRRADALREAVRVLRPGGRLVIVDVFHTREYQTALELLGATAVSSRSAGWRMWWGGPWITTRIVTATAPAV; from the coding sequence ATGACGGCCCGGCGCCGCGGCTCCTACGGCGTGGATGGGCCACCGCAGCTCCTCGGCCTCGGAGTTTCCTCCTTGGCGTTCCTCGTCGCCGCCGTGGTTGTGCGCCAACGGATTTCCCGGTGGCTGCTGGCGATCGGTCTCAGTGGAGCTCTGCAATGGCTCCTGTATCTGTATGTCACCCGCCGAGGAAAATTCCAGGTCTGGGAAACCTTGCTCGACGACCTGCGCCTGCGAGGCGATGAATGCCTGCTGGATCTCGGGTGCGGTCGCGGTGCGGTACTGCTCGCCGCCGCTCGGAGACTGCCGAACGGTCGCGCCGTCGGTGTCGATCTGTGGCGCACGATCGACCAGTCCGGGAACGCACCGGAGGTCACCGAACGGAACGCTCGAGCCGAAGAAGTTGCCGACCGCATCGAACTCCGTACCGGTAACCTGACACGGCTTCCCTTCTCGGACAACACCTTCGATGTCGTTACCGCCAGCCTCGCCATTCACAACATTGCCGACGCCCAGCGTCGTGCCGATGCCCTGCGGGAAGCCGTGCGCGTGCTGCGCCCCGGAGGCCGCCTCGTCATCGTGGATGTCTTTCACACTCGCGAATACCAGACCGCCTTGGAACTACTCGGCGCCACCGCAGTCTCCTCCCGCTCCGCCGGTTGGCGCATGTGGTGGGGCGGTCCCTGGATCACCACCCGCATCGTAACCGCCACTGCGCCAGCCGTTTAG
- a CDS encoding alpha/beta hydrolase — protein sequence MATVAEIIATNPGALAAIAQSLTDKNRNVSKAMDQMRRDVDTAMDLWRGDAAAKASAKGMATHLKGSHITTAIDSQIEAIDLASRTLTSAHDTVVDWNKQAGTAGCAVAPDGHVTPPTIFRPTALDTSKMSPTELNIVSALLLAQASADEKARTIESHLLPAVRDFNDSDTAAAAALNKATDTVADLVHDPKSADNLPPDFQPILDMARGGHLPYQDDPRKFHEWWSGLTPAEKDKLAEINPQIGNIDGMPAVDRDHYNRLLLADLRAKGGPGKAGYDAVAGQLDGKDRFLLHLDDKGRAAIAINNPDTAANISTFVPGTGSKLEGIAGDMGRCERMLTQAKRAGAPDNTSVVCWYGYNAPPEIPDARDAAYAKAGAPALDSFQNGLRASHDGAPSYNTVVGHSYGTTLIGWAASKGNSLDADNVALVASPGTTVYRASDLNLTGVPHDQVAQHVWATTSRFDPIHLEAHERGTLKGLAWVAQNPVAAVVAPPVAASEVIDDYKKNPVGHYGTDPANAAYGGRTFTSDTVSPDKAHSAYWDIDNEGKPDERPNEALRNLGYLIANKPDQVH from the coding sequence ATGGCCACCGTCGCAGAGATCATCGCGACCAATCCCGGCGCACTCGCCGCTATCGCGCAGTCGCTGACCGACAAGAACCGCAATGTCAGCAAAGCCATGGATCAGATGCGCCGCGACGTGGACACCGCCATGGACCTCTGGAGAGGTGACGCCGCTGCGAAAGCAAGCGCGAAAGGTATGGCGACACATCTGAAGGGCAGCCATATCACTACTGCCATCGATAGCCAGATCGAGGCGATCGACCTGGCATCGCGGACCTTGACCTCGGCACACGACACCGTTGTCGATTGGAACAAACAGGCAGGCACTGCCGGATGCGCTGTCGCGCCGGACGGCCACGTCACGCCACCGACCATTTTCCGGCCCACCGCCCTGGACACCTCGAAAATGAGTCCGACCGAGCTGAATATCGTCAGCGCTCTGCTCCTCGCGCAGGCGAGCGCCGACGAGAAGGCGCGCACCATCGAGTCGCACCTACTGCCCGCGGTCCGGGATTTCAACGATTCCGATACTGCGGCGGCCGCCGCGTTGAACAAGGCGACCGACACCGTGGCCGACCTGGTCCACGACCCCAAATCCGCCGATAACCTTCCACCGGATTTCCAGCCGATCCTCGATATGGCACGCGGCGGTCACCTGCCGTACCAAGACGATCCGCGGAAATTCCACGAGTGGTGGAGCGGACTCACTCCGGCGGAGAAGGACAAACTTGCCGAGATCAACCCGCAGATAGGCAATATCGACGGCATGCCCGCCGTCGACCGCGACCACTACAACCGGCTACTGCTCGCCGATCTGCGGGCCAAGGGTGGGCCGGGCAAAGCGGGCTACGACGCGGTCGCCGGGCAGCTCGACGGCAAGGATCGGTTCCTGCTGCACCTGGACGACAAGGGCCGCGCCGCGATTGCCATCAACAATCCGGATACCGCGGCCAACATCTCCACCTTCGTGCCGGGCACCGGGTCGAAGCTGGAGGGTATCGCCGGTGACATGGGGCGGTGCGAACGGATGCTGACCCAGGCCAAGCGCGCTGGGGCGCCGGACAATACGTCGGTGGTGTGCTGGTACGGCTACAACGCTCCACCCGAGATTCCCGATGCCCGCGATGCCGCTTACGCCAAAGCGGGGGCACCGGCGCTCGACAGTTTCCAGAATGGGCTGCGAGCCTCGCACGACGGCGCGCCCTCCTACAACACCGTCGTCGGGCACAGTTACGGCACCACGCTCATCGGTTGGGCCGCGAGCAAGGGAAACAGTCTCGATGCCGATAATGTCGCACTCGTGGCCAGTCCGGGTACCACCGTCTACCGCGCGTCGGATTTGAACCTGACCGGCGTTCCGCATGACCAGGTGGCTCAACATGTCTGGGCGACAACTTCCCGATTCGATCCGATTCACCTCGAGGCACACGAAAGAGGGACTCTCAAGGGTTTGGCGTGGGTGGCCCAGAATCCCGTTGCCGCGGTCGTGGCGCCACCGGTCGCGGCTTCGGAGGTGATCGATGACTATAAGAAGAACCCGGTCGGCCACTACGGCACGGATCCGGCGAATGCGGCGTACGGCGGCCGGACCTTCACCTCCGACACGGTTTCTCCCGACAAGGCACACAGCGCGTACTGGGATATCGACAACGAAGGTAAGCCGGATGAAAGACCGAACGAGGCACTGCGCAATCTGGGCTACCTGATCGCCAATAAGCCCGACCAGGTCCACTGA
- a CDS encoding YbaB/EbfC family nucleoid-associated protein encodes MTDTDAALERLMVKAAHLQDELAQICCHATAADGQVQVTVDVAGAIVELSLAATLYGTDLGDLAAAITAAHTAAHAEAAQIATDLQRELRDDPYTAAIATRLAAAGRQTPPQPAYDDSCRAQANESAW; translated from the coding sequence ATGACCGACACCGATGCGGCGCTGGAGCGACTCATGGTCAAGGCCGCGCACCTTCAGGATGAACTCGCTCAGATCTGCTGTCATGCCACGGCGGCCGACGGTCAGGTACAGGTGACCGTGGATGTGGCGGGGGCCATTGTCGAGTTGTCGCTCGCCGCCACGCTCTACGGCACCGACCTCGGTGACCTTGCCGCCGCCATCACCGCGGCACATACCGCCGCCCACGCCGAGGCCGCCCAGATCGCCACCGACCTGCAGCGCGAACTCCGCGACGACCCGTACACCGCTGCCATCGCCACCCGTCTGGCCGCCGCAGGCCGACAAACCCCACCCCAGCCCGCCTACGACGACAGCTGTCGAGCTCAGGCGAATGAGTCCGCGTGGTGA
- a CDS encoding DNA cytosine methyltransferase gives MLTVTDLFCGAGGSTSGAVQVAGVRVRMAANHWRLAIETHNENHPETDHDCADISQVDPRRYPRTDLLWASPECTNHSQARGRKRNVDATPDLFGEILPDEAAERSRATMWDVVRFTEFHRYRGIIVENVVDAAKWVLFSSWLHAMDALGYSHRTVYLNSMHAQAAGAPAPQSRDRVYVVFWRRGDRTPDLEAWTRPKAWCPQCDRVISAVQAWKDPVRRWGRYRAQYVWRCPNVTCRNTIVEPDWLPAATVIDWSLRGQRIGDRDKPLAAKTVARIEAGLARFGDESFLSLFRSGRVRNFSTTDTLATVVADGSNHALLVPTGGTWRDQAVSVAEPMPTRTTRENDALLVPVEGRDGKQAQPVTVPMRTMTTRSETGVLVSYYGHETAHSTMDPHGTVPTRDRWAVVVPLRNHNTAKSTAEPLDTVAAAGNHHGLANPVTPRIEDCEFRMLEPSEIKQAMAFDPDYVMHGNRREQVRLAGNAVTPPAARDLISAVAEALGQQVS, from the coding sequence ATGTTGACGGTGACCGATTTGTTTTGTGGTGCTGGGGGTTCCACCTCGGGTGCGGTGCAGGTGGCGGGGGTGCGGGTGCGGATGGCCGCGAATCATTGGCGGTTGGCGATCGAGACGCATAACGAGAACCATCCGGAGACCGATCATGATTGCGCAGATATCTCGCAGGTGGATCCGCGTCGGTATCCGCGTACGGATCTGTTGTGGGCGTCACCGGAGTGCACGAATCATTCCCAAGCCCGAGGGCGGAAGCGGAATGTGGACGCGACACCGGACCTTTTCGGGGAGATCCTGCCCGACGAGGCGGCCGAACGGTCACGGGCGACGATGTGGGATGTGGTGCGGTTCACCGAGTTTCACCGCTATCGCGGGATCATCGTGGAGAACGTCGTCGACGCCGCGAAATGGGTGCTGTTCTCCTCGTGGCTGCACGCGATGGACGCACTCGGCTATTCCCATCGCACGGTGTATCTGAATTCGATGCACGCCCAGGCGGCCGGGGCTCCGGCTCCGCAGTCGCGGGATCGGGTATATGTGGTGTTCTGGCGACGCGGAGACCGGACTCCGGATCTGGAGGCGTGGACGCGGCCGAAAGCCTGGTGCCCGCAGTGTGATCGGGTGATCTCGGCGGTACAGGCGTGGAAGGATCCGGTACGCCGCTGGGGCCGGTACCGGGCACAGTATGTGTGGCGGTGCCCGAATGTCACCTGCCGTAACACGATCGTGGAGCCGGACTGGTTACCGGCGGCGACGGTGATCGACTGGAGTTTGCGGGGGCAGCGGATCGGGGACCGCGACAAGCCCCTGGCGGCGAAGACGGTGGCGCGGATCGAGGCCGGGTTGGCGAGGTTCGGGGACGAGTCGTTCCTGTCGTTGTTCCGGTCGGGGCGGGTGCGGAACTTCTCGACCACGGACACTTTGGCGACGGTCGTGGCGGATGGCTCCAATCACGCTCTGCTAGTGCCGACCGGTGGGACGTGGCGGGATCAGGCGGTGTCGGTGGCCGAGCCGATGCCGACCCGCACGACCCGGGAAAACGACGCACTACTGGTGCCGGTGGAAGGCCGCGACGGCAAGCAAGCACAGCCGGTGACGGTGCCGATGCGGACCATGACCACTCGTTCGGAGACCGGCGTGCTGGTGTCCTACTACGGGCACGAGACCGCGCACAGCACGATGGATCCCCACGGCACAGTGCCGACGCGGGATCGGTGGGCGGTGGTGGTGCCGCTGCGGAACCACAACACCGCGAAATCCACTGCTGAGCCATTGGATACGGTCGCGGCGGCGGGCAATCACCACGGCCTGGCCAACCCGGTAACGCCACGCATCGAGGACTGTGAGTTCCGGATGCTGGAACCGTCGGAGATCAAACAGGCCATGGCCTTTGACCCCGACTACGTGATGCACGGTAACCGGCGCGAACAGGTCCGGCTGGCAGGAAACGCGGTCACCCCGCCCGCCGCCCGGGATCTGATCTCGGCCGTGGCCGAAGCGCTCGGGCAGCAAGTGAGTTGA
- a CDS encoding restriction endonuclease: MSLDPNEVQRLLYAAETASDPDSQGKAYEALAAYLFECIPGCFVERNVSSYFATEQIDLGVGNEKHPNGLPTFPHVMLVECKYWNKPVDSSTLGYFINILANRAVETGILISNNGVTGSASRGTNAHALGIGAMARQIRILILTTAEIKSLTSTSDLIDLLRRRYLKAIMCGGLGVS, translated from the coding sequence ATGAGTCTGGATCCCAACGAGGTTCAACGCCTTCTTTATGCAGCTGAGACCGCCTCTGATCCCGACAGTCAAGGTAAGGCATACGAAGCTCTTGCGGCCTACTTATTCGAATGCATTCCAGGATGTTTTGTGGAGCGCAATGTCTCCAGCTATTTTGCAACCGAACAAATTGATTTGGGTGTTGGAAATGAAAAACATCCAAACGGGCTTCCGACTTTTCCGCATGTAATGTTAGTGGAGTGTAAGTACTGGAATAAGCCTGTGGACAGTAGCACTCTAGGATACTTTATAAATATTCTTGCGAACAGGGCAGTCGAAACAGGGATACTGATTTCCAATAATGGAGTTACCGGAAGCGCATCTAGAGGGACCAACGCCCATGCGCTTGGAATCGGCGCCATGGCTCGGCAGATCAGAATATTGATTCTGACGACTGCTGAAATAAAATCTCTCACATCTACGTCCGACCTAATTGATTTACTTCGTAGACGGTACCTTAAAGCGATCATGTGTGGCGGTCTTGGGGTGTCTTAA
- a CDS encoding helix-turn-helix domain-containing protein, whose translation MGNVTELGTITGLEQLMHALDRERRRAKVTQQAIAHHLGVSRSYIAKLFEGGRNPLPEHFPLILEFIGVDNPELWLQAFQRTQATNAEDFAVATAISHTSRPTNHKRCLIMSPSGVDLTSLTEILSLKGLETVLSSDLGAGAELSRVPLGEFDCGIGIIPTIENTRDSAVTSIYMEIGICLGKELPLLVIVEPPGDIPPALSGVMVANSLATNVSALNLHTGIFLRGLHSPTAPSFQSLESEALTIPGLNVEISVPELSKHIDKARKGPRAGAVAVDSLKALFAYNGAYVVSGVDEYHFAAQVPNLDLAWGDGTVIVSVKTRSRSSNDLLQEENRLSEYVRSSGSSLGLLVYVEPISSMLPDFGGGNLVLTTTIDDLFSSLESQPLGAFLRHARNLLVHGLR comes from the coding sequence ATGGGAAATGTTACAGAGCTTGGGACGATCACTGGTCTTGAGCAGTTGATGCATGCGCTCGATCGTGAGCGAAGGCGAGCAAAAGTGACCCAACAAGCGATTGCTCACCATCTCGGTGTATCCCGATCCTATATTGCGAAGCTTTTCGAAGGGGGGCGAAATCCGTTACCGGAACACTTTCCTCTCATACTTGAATTCATCGGAGTTGATAACCCTGAACTCTGGTTACAAGCATTTCAGAGAACGCAGGCTACCAATGCCGAAGATTTCGCCGTAGCCACCGCGATTTCTCACACAAGTCGCCCTACTAATCACAAGCGTTGCTTAATAATGTCCCCTTCCGGAGTAGACCTTACGTCGCTGACGGAAATCCTTTCTCTCAAGGGCCTGGAAACAGTACTTAGTTCAGATCTTGGTGCTGGCGCAGAGCTGAGCCGAGTTCCCCTAGGAGAGTTTGATTGCGGGATTGGGATAATCCCCACAATAGAAAATACCAGAGATTCCGCAGTCACCTCCATTTATATGGAGATTGGAATATGCTTAGGTAAGGAACTCCCACTACTTGTAATTGTCGAGCCGCCTGGAGATATCCCACCGGCATTGTCCGGGGTGATGGTAGCAAATTCGTTGGCAACAAATGTAAGTGCACTCAATCTCCATACTGGCATCTTTTTGAGAGGGCTACACAGTCCAACTGCGCCCTCTTTTCAGAGTTTAGAATCTGAAGCTCTCACAATTCCGGGGCTGAATGTGGAAATCAGTGTTCCAGAATTAAGTAAACATATAGATAAAGCACGTAAAGGTCCTCGAGCCGGTGCAGTAGCTGTCGATTCTTTGAAAGCACTGTTTGCATACAACGGTGCGTATGTAGTGTCCGGGGTGGACGAGTATCATTTCGCGGCTCAAGTCCCAAACCTCGATTTGGCATGGGGGGATGGGACTGTAATAGTCAGTGTCAAAACTAGGAGTCGGTCAAGTAACGACTTGTTACAAGAAGAGAATCGCCTTTCAGAGTACGTTCGAAGTAGTGGAAGCAGCCTTGGATTATTGGTATATGTGGAACCGATTAGCTCGATGCTTCCTGACTTTGGCGGAGGAAATCTAGTCCTTACAACGACCATCGATGATCTGTTTTCCAGCCTAGAATCTCAACCCTTGGGGGCGTTTCTTAGACATGCTCGCAATCTTCTGGTGCATGGACTGCGATGA
- the ssb gene encoding single-stranded DNA-binding protein, with the protein MTVAGNLTADPETRFTPNSNQVTHFTIASTPRVYNQQTQQWDDGETSFVRCQVWRNQAENVAESLHKGDRVVVTGTFAQRSWVDENQQKHSVWELQADDVAASMKFARVQVQRQRANQREGQSNSSRQQATTEGNDSGLNEFKPDPAKKPAARKQQMQATA; encoded by the coding sequence GTGACGGTGGCCGGGAACTTGACCGCGGACCCGGAAACCCGATTCACGCCCAACAGCAACCAGGTCACCCACTTCACCATCGCCTCGACCCCACGGGTCTACAACCAGCAAACCCAGCAGTGGGACGACGGGGAAACCAGTTTCGTGCGCTGCCAAGTCTGGCGCAATCAGGCCGAGAACGTCGCCGAATCCCTGCACAAAGGCGACCGCGTGGTGGTGACCGGCACCTTCGCTCAGCGCAGCTGGGTCGATGAGAACCAGCAGAAACACAGCGTCTGGGAGTTGCAAGCCGACGACGTGGCCGCCTCGATGAAATTCGCCCGCGTGCAGGTACAGCGACAGCGAGCCAATCAACGTGAAGGGCAGTCGAATTCGAGCCGTCAGCAGGCGACAACGGAGGGCAACGACAGCGGGCTGAACGAGTTCAAACCCGATCCGGCGAAGAAACCAGCGGCCCGTAAGCAGCAGATGCAAGCCACTGCATAA
- a CDS encoding DUF5131 family protein → MSDRSAIEWTQATWNPVTGCDRVSTGCEHCYALVLAARLKSMGVTKYQHDGDPRTSGPGFGVRVHPQALAVPHTWRRPRVVFVNSMSDLFHASVPIEFVREVFEVIRQTPQHTYQILTKRSLRLRRMATRLEWPPNAWIGVSVENAEHLVRVDHLREVPAAVRFLSCEPLLGPLNPLRLDGIGWVITGGESGAGHRPMRAEWVRDIRDICEQAQVPFFFKQWGGRTPAAGGRTLDGRTWDDMPNPHAPNSFRPLAGGSEIGNTK, encoded by the coding sequence ATGTCGGATAGGTCGGCGATCGAGTGGACGCAGGCGACGTGGAATCCAGTGACGGGTTGTGATCGAGTCTCGACCGGATGTGAGCACTGTTACGCGCTGGTGTTGGCAGCCCGGTTGAAGTCGATGGGTGTGACGAAGTACCAGCACGACGGTGATCCGCGTACGTCGGGACCGGGTTTCGGTGTGCGGGTGCACCCGCAGGCCTTGGCGGTGCCGCACACGTGGCGGCGCCCGCGGGTGGTGTTCGTCAACTCGATGAGCGATCTGTTCCACGCCTCGGTGCCGATCGAGTTCGTGCGCGAGGTGTTCGAGGTCATCCGTCAGACTCCACAACACACCTATCAGATCCTGACTAAACGATCACTTCGTTTGCGACGTATGGCAACTCGGCTGGAGTGGCCACCGAACGCGTGGATCGGGGTGTCGGTGGAAAACGCCGAACACCTGGTGCGAGTCGACCACTTGCGCGAAGTACCGGCTGCGGTGCGGTTTCTGTCGTGTGAGCCGCTGCTGGGACCGTTGAACCCGTTACGGCTCGACGGCATCGGCTGGGTCATCACCGGCGGTGAATCCGGCGCCGGGCATCGGCCGATGCGCGCCGAGTGGGTACGAGATATCCGCGATATCTGCGAACAAGCGCAGGTGCCGTTCTTCTTCAAGCAATGGGGCGGGCGAACACCAGCCGCCGGTGGCCGGACTCTCGACGGCCGAACCTGGGACGACATGCCAAATCCCCACGCCCCCAACAGCTTCCGGCCGCTGGCCGGGGGATCCGAAATCGGAAACACCAAATAA
- a CDS encoding IS3 family transposase (programmed frameshift), whose translation MFGEIRDQHGSEWAAMRAVAELLGVGHPETVRGWVRQSEVDTGARSGVTTGESEELKRLRRENAELKRANAILKAASGFLRGRDRPATTLIIRFITEHQGRRDADGLRWGIESICAGLTELGVKVAPSTYYEHRRRTVTKQQLRDEELAVEIRRVHRENFGVYGARKVWLQLNREDIPVARCTVERLMRRLGLRGAMRGKVKRTTIPDPNAQRPADLVQRKFAPAAPNRLWVADITYVSTWSGWVYVAFVVDAYARRVIGWRTSTSMTAALVLDAIEHAIWTREREGWNVKDVVHHNDRGSQYTSVKFTERLAEAGIQPSVGAVGSSFDNALAETINGLYKTELIKPRAPWRTVDHVELATAEWVDWFNHRRLYQHCGDMPPAQMETAYYAQNPAQQPAELSHQ comes from the exons ATGTTTGGTGAGATCCGTGATCAGCATGGGTCGGAGTGGGCGGCGATGCGGGCGGTCGCCGAGTTGTTGGGTGTGGGTCATCCGGAGACGGTTCGTGGGTGGGTGCGTCAAAGTGAGGTCGATACCGGTGCTCGCTCGGGGGTGACGACCGGGGAGTCCGAGGAGCTGAAACGGCTGCGGCGTGAGAACGCAGAACTCAAGCGCGCCAACGCAATTCTGAAAGCGGCGTCGG GCTTTCTTCGCGGCCGAGATAGACCGGCCACAACGCTGATAATCCGGTTCATCACCGAACACCAGGGCCGCCGTGATGCCGACGGCCTGCGGTGGGGCATCGAGTCTATCTGCGCCGGGCTCACAGAGCTCGGCGTGAAAGTCGCCCCGTCGACCTATTACGAACACCGCCGTCGCACCGTCACCAAGCAGCAGCTGCGTGACGAGGAACTGGCCGTGGAGATAAGGCGTGTGCACCGCGAGAATTTCGGCGTGTATGGCGCGAGAAAGGTGTGGCTGCAATTGAACCGGGAAGACATCCCGGTGGCGCGCTGCACGGTGGAGCGGCTCATGCGCCGGCTCGGGTTACGAGGCGCGATGCGCGGCAAGGTCAAACGCACCACGATCCCGGACCCGAACGCGCAGCGGCCGGCGGATCTAGTGCAGCGTAAGTTCGCTCCGGCGGCGCCGAACCGGCTATGGGTTGCCGACATCACCTATGTGTCGACGTGGTCGGGGTGGGTGTATGTGGCATTCGTCGTGGACGCCTATGCGCGGCGCGTTATCGGCTGGCGCACATCCACGTCGATGACCGCCGCGTTGGTGCTCGACGCGATCGAGCATGCCATCTGGACTCGTGAACGCGAGGGCTGGAACGTGAAAGATGTTGTGCACCATAATGATCGAGGATCGCAATACACGTCGGTGAAATTCACCGAACGGCTTGCCGAAGCCGGGATCCAGCCCAGCGTAGGAGCGGTGGGATCGAGCTTCGACAACGCACTCGCCGAAACGATCAACGGCCTCTATAAAACCGAGTTGATCAAACCGCGGGCACCGTGGCGCACCGTGGATCACGTCGAGTTGGCCACCGCTGAATGGGTGGACTGGTTCAACCACCGGCGCCTCTACCAGCACTGCGGGGACATGCCACCCGCCCAGATGGAGACCGCCTACTACGCTCAGAACCCAGCCCAGCAACCTGCTGAGCTGTCACACCAGTAA
- a CDS encoding helix-turn-helix domain-containing protein has translation MISRNPLGVDQARDLVSLQKAATLIDVDPKTIRNWINDGRLQGYKLNGRMWRVNRAEVLALARPIKSSGGAA, from the coding sequence GTGATCAGTAGGAACCCGTTGGGTGTTGACCAGGCGAGAGATCTCGTCAGTCTTCAGAAAGCCGCGACGCTCATCGATGTAGATCCCAAGACGATTCGGAACTGGATCAATGACGGGCGTCTACAGGGCTACAAGTTGAACGGTCGTATGTGGCGCGTCAACCGCGCTGAAGTACTGGCGCTTGCCCGCCCTATTAAATCTTCGGGTGGTGCAGCATGA
- a CDS encoding GntR family transcriptional regulator, with amino-acid sequence MAEPAYVTIAGNYARRIRSGALPPGTQLPSYAELAAQNHVSEIVVRKALELLQSQGLVRSQRRRGIFVADRPNLVRVAPERQMEDPEVTYSHESDKAVTVEREVERVAATEELAEAFGIAPGEELTHVITRAAEDSRPVSVSDSYQPTNISDTSGAVILEETVADRLPTPIHADWLGTPPGDLVKTVHQRFLAADGGLVMLSDVSYPRDRYDAMLFRMTLSTGGTAAIGD; translated from the coding sequence ATGGCTGAACCGGCCTACGTCACGATCGCAGGCAACTACGCACGGCGTATCCGTTCAGGAGCGTTGCCTCCAGGGACACAGCTGCCGAGCTATGCCGAGCTGGCTGCACAGAACCACGTATCCGAAATCGTTGTCAGGAAGGCTCTCGAACTGCTGCAAAGTCAGGGGCTGGTGAGAAGTCAACGGCGCCGCGGCATTTTCGTGGCAGATCGGCCGAATCTTGTTCGGGTTGCTCCAGAACGCCAAATGGAGGATCCCGAAGTCACATACAGCCATGAGTCGGACAAGGCCGTCACCGTTGAACGCGAGGTGGAACGAGTCGCGGCGACCGAGGAGCTTGCGGAAGCCTTTGGTATCGCACCAGGCGAAGAGCTGACACATGTGATCACCAGAGCCGCAGAAGACAGTCGCCCGGTCTCTGTTTCGGACTCGTACCAGCCGACAAATATCAGCGACACATCTGGCGCGGTCATCCTCGAGGAGACCGTGGCTGATCGACTGCCGACGCCCATCCACGCCGATTGGTTGGGAACGCCGCCCGGAGACCTCGTCAAAACCGTGCACCAGAGGTTTCTTGCTGCTGACGGCGGTCTGGTGATGCTGTCGGATGTGTCGTATCCACGGGATCGCTACGACGCGATGCTGTTTCGAATGACCTTGTCCACTGGTGGAACGGCCGCAATTGGCGATTAA
- a CDS encoding tyrosine-type recombinase/integrase — protein sequence MGSFDLDDLRELKEDFATELRRKNRSKNTIDGYLVRIDYLVEYLIENNLPTLAPAVTRDHLGSFIESLLTRPNKRTGKPLSAEYARGHYRALQQFFKYLAAEEVILSNPFDKMTLPDAPEVLVPVPPDDQLRALLAECAGNTFEDLRDTAIIRMFTDTGCRVGELAGADTDDLDFEENSMLVTGKGGRPRSCPFGDKTRIALRKYLRARAKHPKARNDEPALWLGHRGRMTDHGIRQMLERRAAAAEIDHIHPHQLRHWFAHTWLENGGQEQDLMMLAGWRSRQMIGRYAKSVADQRAKTAHRRARLGDKL from the coding sequence ATGGGGAGCTTCGACCTTGACGACCTACGGGAGCTGAAAGAGGACTTCGCCACCGAGCTACGTCGGAAGAACCGCAGCAAGAACACCATCGATGGCTATCTGGTCCGAATCGACTACCTCGTTGAGTACCTGATCGAGAACAACTTGCCGACGTTGGCACCCGCAGTTACGCGGGACCATCTGGGGTCGTTCATCGAGTCCTTGCTGACGCGGCCGAACAAGCGGACAGGCAAGCCGTTGTCGGCCGAGTACGCGCGAGGTCATTACCGGGCACTTCAGCAGTTCTTCAAATACCTTGCGGCAGAAGAGGTCATCCTTTCAAATCCGTTCGACAAAATGACCTTGCCCGACGCACCAGAGGTGCTTGTACCAGTTCCGCCTGACGACCAGCTCCGTGCGCTTCTGGCCGAGTGCGCGGGCAACACGTTCGAGGACTTGCGCGACACCGCCATCATCCGGATGTTCACTGACACCGGCTGCCGCGTCGGCGAACTGGCCGGAGCCGATACCGATGATCTCGACTTCGAAGAAAACAGCATGCTGGTCACCGGGAAGGGAGGACGGCCACGCTCGTGTCCGTTCGGGGACAAAACCCGGATCGCGCTACGGAAATACCTTCGCGCCCGCGCCAAGCACCCGAAGGCCCGCAACGACGAACCCGCACTCTGGCTCGGACACCGCGGCCGGATGACCGACCACGGCATACGGCAAATGCTGGAGCGCCGAGCCGCAGCAGCCGAAATCGACCACATCCACCCACATCAGCTCCGGCACTGGTTCGCTCACACCTGGCTCGAGAACGGCGGTCAGGAGCAAGACCTCATGATGCTCGCCGGATGGCGATCCCGGCAGATGATCGGTAGATATGCGAAATCCGTTGCTGACCAGCGTGCCAAGACGGCGCACCGTCGAGCCCGTCTCGGCGACAAGCTGTAG